In Scleropages formosus chromosome 10, fSclFor1.1, whole genome shotgun sequence, a single genomic region encodes these proteins:
- the vezf1b gene encoding vascular endothelial zinc finger 1b isoform X1 yields MEPSWSTFLFQQANEALHHQHQVAQNSLLPLLNSGSEPPDQKPVLPIPLDQKPPVSVAELLKDNVASGTGGGGGGGPVAVVKKEPKTKTPFICGYCNKAFRDSYHLRRHESCHTGVKMVSRPKKPQPAPTMVPLISTVPREGAANPSYISTIAGILTTATTSASTGASVMTPAAMPPGSAPQQQSAPKKPAKPVKKNHGCEMCGKAFRDVYHLNRHKLSHSDEKPFECPICQQRFKRKDRMTYHVRSHDGGVHKPYVCSVCGKGFSRPDHLSCHVKHVHSTERPFKCQVTACTAAFATKDRLRSHMIRHEGKVTCNICGKMLSAAYITSHLKTHGQTSFNASCNKGLGSWQWNSTGAQKDSNEVCNSTSATPVTASAANTTAVNRGNASNPVTIAAQMNIATNTVNITSPVNLQHPVTITAPVNIASVNIPATAPMNIAHPVAITTPMPMNITGPLNIAMRSMESMPFLSQVLPSSPPW; encoded by the exons ATGGAGCCGAGCTGGAGTACGTTTTTGTTTCAG CAGGCTAATGAAGCCCTCCACCATCAGCACCAGGTGGCCCAGAACAGCCTCCTGCCCCTCCTCAACTCTGGTTCTGAGCCACCGGATCAGAAGCCTGTGTTGCCCATCCCACTAGACCAGAAGCCTCCTGTCAGCGTGGCTGAGCTGTTGAAGGACAATGTGGCCAGTGGGACAGGTGGCGGTGGAGGAGGCGGGCCCGTTGCCGTGGTAAAGAAAGAGCCCAAGACAAAAACGCCCTTCATCTGTGGCTATTGCAACAAGGCCTTCCGTGACAGCTATCACCTGCGGCGGCATGAATCCTGCCATACAGGTGTCAAGATGGTGTCACGGCCCAAGAAGCCCCAGCCAGCGCCCACCATGGTGCCACTTATCTCCACTGTTCCTCGCGAAGGCGCTGCCAACCCCTCCTACATTTCAACCATTGCTGGCATCCTCACCACAGCCACTACATCAGCCTCTACAGGCGCAAGCGTCATGACCCCTGCTGCCATGCCCCCTGGCAGCGCTCCTCAGCAGCAGAGCGCCCCAAAGAAGCCTGCCAAGCCTGTGAAGAAGAACCACGGTTGTGAGATGTGTGGAAAGGCCTTCCGTGATGTCTACCACCTGAACCGCCACAAGCTATCACATTCAGACGAGAAACCCTTTGAGTGTCCCATCTGCCAACAACGCTTCAAACGCAAGGACCGCATGACCTACCACGTGCGCTCACATGATGGTGGTGTGCACAAGCCCTatgtctgctctgtgtgtggcaAGGGCTTCTCCAG GCCAGATCATCTAAGCTGCCATGTGAAGCACGTTCACTCTACAGAAAGACCTTTTAAATGCCAAGTAACG GCCTGCACAGCTGCATTCGCCACCAAAGACCGACTGCGCTCCCACATGATCCGGCACGAGGGGAAGGTCACCTGTAACATCTGTGGCAAAATGCTGAGTGCAGCCTACATCACCAGCCACCTGAAGACACACGGGCAGACGAGCTTCAATGCTTCCTGTAACAAAG GGCTAGGGAGCTGGCAGTGGAACTCGACAGGGGCACAAAAAG ATTCTAACGAAGTGTGCAACTCCACCTCTGCCACACCCGTCACAGCATCAGCTGCAAACACTACAGCGGTGAATCGTGGCAACGCAAGCAATCCAGTCACCATTGCAGCTCAGATGAACATCGCCACCAACACGGTCAACATCACCTCGCCAGTGAATCTCCAGCACCCTGTCACAATCACCGCGCCCGTCAACATCGCCTCGGTCAACATCCCAGCCACGGCACCCATGAATATTGCCCACCCGGTGGCTATCACAACCCCCATGCCCATGAACATCACTGGCCCCCTCAACATTGCCATGAGGTCCATGGAAAGCATGCCTTTTCTCTCCCAGGTCTTGCCTTCTTCTCCtccctggtaa
- the vezf1b gene encoding vascular endothelial zinc finger 1b isoform X2, with protein sequence MEPSWSTFLFQQANEALHHQHQVAQNSLLPLLNSGSEPPDQKPVLPIPLDQKPPVSVAELLKDNVASGTGGGGGGGPVAVVKKEPKTKTPFICGYCNKAFRDSYHLRRHESCHTGVKMVSRPKKPQPAPTMVPLISTVPREGAANPSYISTIAGILTTATTSASTGASVMTPAAMPPGSAPQQQSAPKKPAKPVKKNHGCEMCGKAFRDVYHLNRHKLSHSDEKPFECPICQQRFKRKDRMTYHVRSHDGGVHKPYVCSVCGKGFSRPDHLSCHVKHVHSTERPFKCQVTACTAAFATKDRLRSHMIRHEGKVTCNICGKMLSAAYITSHLKTHGQTSFNASCNKDSNEVCNSTSATPVTASAANTTAVNRGNASNPVTIAAQMNIATNTVNITSPVNLQHPVTITAPVNIASVNIPATAPMNIAHPVAITTPMPMNITGPLNIAMRSMESMPFLSQVLPSSPPW encoded by the exons ATGGAGCCGAGCTGGAGTACGTTTTTGTTTCAG CAGGCTAATGAAGCCCTCCACCATCAGCACCAGGTGGCCCAGAACAGCCTCCTGCCCCTCCTCAACTCTGGTTCTGAGCCACCGGATCAGAAGCCTGTGTTGCCCATCCCACTAGACCAGAAGCCTCCTGTCAGCGTGGCTGAGCTGTTGAAGGACAATGTGGCCAGTGGGACAGGTGGCGGTGGAGGAGGCGGGCCCGTTGCCGTGGTAAAGAAAGAGCCCAAGACAAAAACGCCCTTCATCTGTGGCTATTGCAACAAGGCCTTCCGTGACAGCTATCACCTGCGGCGGCATGAATCCTGCCATACAGGTGTCAAGATGGTGTCACGGCCCAAGAAGCCCCAGCCAGCGCCCACCATGGTGCCACTTATCTCCACTGTTCCTCGCGAAGGCGCTGCCAACCCCTCCTACATTTCAACCATTGCTGGCATCCTCACCACAGCCACTACATCAGCCTCTACAGGCGCAAGCGTCATGACCCCTGCTGCCATGCCCCCTGGCAGCGCTCCTCAGCAGCAGAGCGCCCCAAAGAAGCCTGCCAAGCCTGTGAAGAAGAACCACGGTTGTGAGATGTGTGGAAAGGCCTTCCGTGATGTCTACCACCTGAACCGCCACAAGCTATCACATTCAGACGAGAAACCCTTTGAGTGTCCCATCTGCCAACAACGCTTCAAACGCAAGGACCGCATGACCTACCACGTGCGCTCACATGATGGTGGTGTGCACAAGCCCTatgtctgctctgtgtgtggcaAGGGCTTCTCCAG GCCAGATCATCTAAGCTGCCATGTGAAGCACGTTCACTCTACAGAAAGACCTTTTAAATGCCAAGTAACG GCCTGCACAGCTGCATTCGCCACCAAAGACCGACTGCGCTCCCACATGATCCGGCACGAGGGGAAGGTCACCTGTAACATCTGTGGCAAAATGCTGAGTGCAGCCTACATCACCAGCCACCTGAAGACACACGGGCAGACGAGCTTCAATGCTTCCTGTAACAAAG ATTCTAACGAAGTGTGCAACTCCACCTCTGCCACACCCGTCACAGCATCAGCTGCAAACACTACAGCGGTGAATCGTGGCAACGCAAGCAATCCAGTCACCATTGCAGCTCAGATGAACATCGCCACCAACACGGTCAACATCACCTCGCCAGTGAATCTCCAGCACCCTGTCACAATCACCGCGCCCGTCAACATCGCCTCGGTCAACATCCCAGCCACGGCACCCATGAATATTGCCCACCCGGTGGCTATCACAACCCCCATGCCCATGAACATCACTGGCCCCCTCAACATTGCCATGAGGTCCATGGAAAGCATGCCTTTTCTCTCCCAGGTCTTGCCTTCTTCTCCtccctggtaa
- the LOC108932200 gene encoding gap junction delta-2 protein, whose product MGDWSILGRFLTELQNHSTVIGKIWLTMLLIFRILLVTLVGDAVYSDEQSKFTCNTLQPGCSNVCYDAFAPVSHLRFWVLQIVLVSTPSILYVIYVLNKITTDEKLERDMERALAERSLTDGEEPNAKTPALGSCHEEAWDMKEEEFGEQDIRKEDVQEVGKDPTELSRKVLLIYIVHVVLRSIMEVGFLVGQCYLFGFKVPHLFRCESYPCPNRTDCFVSRATEKTIFLNFMFSISLGCFVLNVAELHYLGWVYVLRVLCSACLTCCRPERAPAEFASRQVDRGPLLLRLRHSLQGRVVLQTPFPLPHGQTAPLPTHAPAISFQTASTVECTSKRCCSEVERTHATLTDMAVLGQSKKSWL is encoded by the coding sequence ATGGGAGACTGGTCCATTCTCGGTCGCTTCTTGACAGAGCTGCAGAACCACTCCACAGTGATCGGAAAGATCTGGCTCACAATGCTGCTGATTTTCCGCATCCTGCTGGTGACGCTAGTGGGTGATGCAGTCTACAGCGACGAGCAGTCCAAGTTCACCTGCAACACTCTGCAGCCGGGCTGCAGTAACGTCTGCTACGACGCCTTCGCCCCCGTCTCGCACCTGCGCTTCTGGGTGCTGCAGATTGTTCTGGTCTCAACGCCGTCCATCCTTTATGTCATCTATGTGCTCAACAAGATCACTACGGATGAGAAGCTGGAGAGGGACATGGAGAGGGCCTTGGCTGAGCGTTCCCTTACAGATGGAGAGGAGCCAAATGCCAAAACGCCTGCTTTGGGCTCCTGCCATGAGGAGGCTTGGGATATGAAGGAAGAGGAGTTTGGGGAGCAGGACATACGAAAGGAAGATGTCCAGGAGGTGGGCAAGGATCCTACTGAGCTCTCCCGCAAGGTGTTGCTGATCTACATCGTCCATGTGGTGCTGCGCTCCATCATGGAGGTGGGCTTCCTGGTGGGCCAGTGCTACTTATTTGGCTTCAAAGTTCCCCATCTGTTTCGCTGCGAGAGCTATCCTTGTCCCAACCGGACTGACTGCTTTGTGTCACGCGCCACAGAGAAGACTATCTTCCTCAACTTTATGTTCAGCATCAGCCTGGGCTGCTTCGTCCTCAATGTGGCCGAGCTTCACTACTTGGGTTGGGTCTATGTCCTCCGCGTGCTCTGCTCCGCCTGCCTTACCTGCTGCCGGCCGGAACGGGCACCCGCGGAGTTCGCCAGCCGTCAGGTTGACCGAGGGCCACTGCTTCTGCGCCTCCGGCACTCCCTCCAGGGGCGGGTGGTTCTACAGACCCCTTTTCCCCTACCTCATGGGCAAACCGCTCCTCTGCCTACCCATGCCCCAGCCATCTCCTTTCAAACTGCCTCCACTGTGGAGTGCACCTCCAAGAGGTGCTGCAGTGAGGTGGAGAGGACCCACGCCACTCTGACTGACATGGCCGTGCTCGGTCAAAGCAAAAAATCCTGGCTCTGA